Proteins found in one Pirellulales bacterium genomic segment:
- a CDS encoding lactate racemase domain-containing protein: protein MTSYPQFFRLRQKFERPHVADVAGEVQRQLARLNLAEKIRPRQSVAITAGSRGIANIAHIIRAISQHLKSIGASPFIVPAMGSHGGGTAQGQLQLLKDYGITEEFCGCPIRASMATEIVGQAAEGFPVHVDRHACQADHVILCGRIKPHTDFTGDIESGLMKMMLLGLGKHNGAKIYHRAFQDYSFAQIVRSVAAQVLQRCRIAAGVAIVENAYDETALIEAIAPQEIEHREKQLLVLAKAWMPRLPFRLVDILIIDEMGKNISGAGIDTNVVGRKQSANKAGDGEFPKVRRIIVRSLTPASHGNAVGIGMVEFCTTRLLQQHDRHATWTNILTSGNLGMVKYPLHYDTDRQLLDAALPTIGLTEPANAKMLWIKNTLHLAEVECSAAYLPEARTRSDLEILTPLRDLPLDAAGNLPVFEAEIPAAVH, encoded by the coding sequence ATGACCAGCTATCCGCAATTCTTCCGCCTGCGTCAGAAATTCGAGCGGCCACACGTCGCCGACGTTGCCGGCGAAGTGCAGCGGCAATTGGCACGGCTAAACCTGGCGGAAAAAATCAGGCCGCGGCAAAGCGTGGCCATCACCGCCGGCAGCCGCGGGATTGCCAACATTGCGCACATCATTCGGGCGATCAGCCAACATTTGAAGAGCATTGGCGCTAGCCCCTTCATTGTGCCTGCCATGGGAAGCCACGGGGGCGGCACGGCCCAAGGTCAATTGCAGCTGCTGAAAGATTACGGCATTACCGAGGAGTTTTGCGGCTGCCCCATTCGCGCCAGCATGGCGACGGAAATTGTAGGTCAAGCGGCCGAAGGGTTTCCGGTGCACGTTGATCGGCACGCTTGCCAGGCAGATCATGTCATCCTGTGCGGGCGCATCAAGCCGCACACCGATTTCACCGGCGACATTGAAAGCGGGCTGATGAAAATGATGCTGTTGGGGCTGGGCAAGCACAACGGCGCGAAAATTTATCATCGCGCGTTTCAAGATTACAGCTTCGCGCAAATTGTTCGCAGCGTGGCCGCCCAGGTGCTGCAGCGCTGCCGAATTGCCGCCGGCGTGGCGATTGTCGAAAACGCCTATGACGAAACGGCGCTGATCGAAGCCATTGCCCCGCAGGAAATCGAACATCGCGAAAAACAACTGCTGGTGCTGGCCAAAGCGTGGATGCCGCGATTGCCGTTTCGCCTGGTCGATATTTTGATCATTGACGAAATGGGAAAAAACATCAGCGGGGCCGGCATCGACACCAACGTGGTCGGCCGCAAGCAAAGCGCTAATAAGGCCGGCGACGGCGAGTTCCCCAAAGTGCGGCGAATCATTGTCCGCAGCTTAACGCCCGCTTCGCATGGCAATGCGGTGGGCATTGGCATGGTGGAATTTTGCACCACGCGGTTGCTCCAGCAGCACGACCGGCACGCCACGTGGACCAACATTTTAACGAGCGGCAACCTGGGAATGGTGAAATATCCGCTGCATTACGATACCGACCGCCAACTGCTGGATGCGGCCCTGCCGACCATTGGCCTCACGGAACCCGCCAACGCGAAGATGCTGTGGATTAAAAACACACTGCACTTGGCCGAAGTGGAATGCTCGGCCGCGTATTTGCCCGAAGCCCGCACGCGCAGCGATTTAGAAATTCTCACGCCGCTGCGCGATCTGCCGCTGGATGCCGCCGGAAATTTACCGGTGTTTGAAGCGGAGATTCCTGCCGCCGTGCACTAA
- a CDS encoding BBP7 family outer membrane beta-barrel protein, which yields MKLPFWGERFAIAGLSTACIVLALCVARQASADDGLQIPAYGPDVVPLGRAIAGPANTLDYSDPARKPANLNTAPGAFAMPANTGAQPRPVITAAQPSPAAVPLANATVANAGVPSANAAVPLTNVAVPSASNATTAPPQMLKFPFSSAANAAPIPIASASSGTAAPAGVATWSTAPATSSANAISGGGATNSAAPGMSAPTVVPANSPRAAAHPAAGTTTGAPTTTGTPPAAFAPATLPAGTATLTVRPIDGFQPTLAPTPLRDVPAADPSKKTSSDSASFDNTSSRAPAKTSATQAKSATSSSPTSQPPAKLNPWRPVQAAFQELTGSKSKSTGPAPAAEVVEQESNPPPQRPAAARSPMVMSPRIAYVRADGMPTSSPTMSVEGPGSASGTYAMGSMPVTDGPPPDVVYGGPGGAGGGCNCGGGSPDGSDTCRSCSGWQHGTCNTQDPNGSCVLQRLACCLSKPYPDCSNGCIDFCHSWIFHEDDCWLFSNHKCPGPGCGPFPYGSCPNDGQGKGNGCGCGCGDGPCVPAPDVYFTVGALVLTRDNAVRPQILVQNTTTGDNLLSTKDLDFDWFAGPSFVLGYRPTKMDAWELTYFGLQDFNSVRSVFGAADLTVPGTLGTLGNFGPVGANPAPSVITVDYNSQIDDAELNYYWHHDCENLMWMAGFRYFQLDEKFDLASTVTGVGTSVYDIRTTNNMAGGQVGVRLKTECSFLEWDITGKAGAFGNSVGQAQTVFNTDGSAIGRGSAGDHQGVWAFVGDLGSNVNVNLCRNWSVMGGYNLMWVDGVALAPNQIDLIGTGAGLDRKDHVFYQGAHLALGCRW from the coding sequence ATGAAACTGCCCTTTTGGGGCGAGCGCTTCGCGATTGCCGGCCTAAGCACGGCCTGCATCGTGCTGGCGTTGTGCGTTGCCCGACAAGCTTCTGCCGACGACGGATTGCAAATTCCGGCGTACGGTCCCGACGTAGTACCGCTGGGTCGCGCAATTGCTGGCCCGGCCAACACCTTGGATTATTCCGATCCGGCCCGCAAGCCGGCGAATTTGAATACAGCGCCCGGTGCGTTTGCCATGCCGGCAAACACCGGCGCGCAACCGCGGCCAGTCATCACGGCGGCACAGCCCAGCCCTGCGGCCGTGCCATTAGCAAACGCGACCGTGGCAAATGCGGGAGTGCCATCGGCAAACGCGGCCGTTCCATTGACAAATGTGGCAGTGCCATCGGCAAGCAATGCCACGACTGCCCCGCCGCAAATGCTGAAATTTCCGTTCTCGTCGGCCGCTAATGCAGCTCCCATCCCCATTGCTTCGGCAAGTTCCGGGACGGCAGCACCAGCGGGCGTGGCTACTTGGTCCACAGCGCCTGCTACGTCCAGTGCGAATGCCATTTCTGGCGGAGGAGCCACAAATTCGGCCGCTCCCGGTATGAGCGCGCCGACAGTCGTTCCCGCGAATTCGCCGCGCGCCGCGGCACACCCAGCGGCTGGCACAACGACTGGAGCACCCACAACGACTGGAACACCGCCGGCCGCTTTTGCACCGGCCACATTGCCGGCCGGCACGGCAACGCTTACCGTGCGACCGATTGATGGTTTCCAGCCAACCCTCGCTCCGACACCGCTGCGCGATGTGCCAGCCGCTGATCCGTCGAAAAAAACTTCATCGGACAGCGCTTCGTTCGATAACACTTCGTCGAGGGCGCCCGCCAAAACATCGGCTACTCAAGCCAAATCGGCTACATCCAGCAGTCCCACAAGCCAACCTCCGGCGAAGCTGAATCCGTGGAGGCCCGTCCAAGCGGCATTCCAAGAGTTGACTGGCTCGAAGTCGAAATCCACCGGCCCAGCGCCCGCCGCCGAAGTTGTAGAGCAGGAATCGAATCCGCCTCCGCAACGGCCCGCCGCTGCGCGCTCGCCGATGGTCATGTCTCCGCGAATTGCCTACGTCCGCGCCGATGGCATGCCGACTTCTTCGCCAACCATGTCGGTCGAAGGGCCGGGCTCTGCCTCGGGCACTTACGCCATGGGCTCGATGCCCGTGACCGACGGCCCGCCGCCAGATGTCGTTTACGGTGGTCCGGGCGGTGCTGGCGGTGGATGCAACTGTGGCGGGGGCTCGCCCGATGGTTCCGATACATGCCGCAGTTGCAGCGGCTGGCAGCATGGCACGTGCAATACGCAAGATCCGAACGGTTCTTGCGTTTTGCAACGGCTGGCTTGCTGCTTGAGCAAACCGTATCCCGATTGCAGTAACGGCTGCATCGATTTCTGCCATAGTTGGATTTTCCACGAAGACGATTGCTGGCTGTTCAGCAATCATAAGTGCCCTGGCCCCGGTTGCGGACCATTTCCCTACGGAAGCTGCCCCAACGATGGCCAGGGGAAAGGCAACGGCTGCGGTTGTGGCTGCGGTGACGGACCGTGCGTGCCTGCGCCCGACGTGTATTTCACCGTGGGTGCCTTGGTGCTGACGCGCGACAACGCCGTGCGGCCGCAAATTCTGGTGCAAAACACCACCACCGGCGACAACTTACTGAGCACAAAAGATCTCGATTTCGACTGGTTTGCTGGCCCGAGCTTTGTGCTCGGTTACCGTCCCACCAAGATGGATGCGTGGGAACTCACGTACTTTGGCTTGCAAGATTTCAATTCGGTGCGGTCGGTATTTGGCGCGGCCGATCTTACCGTTCCTGGCACGTTAGGCACGCTTGGAAACTTCGGGCCGGTTGGCGCGAATCCTGCTCCCAGTGTCATTACCGTCGATTACAACAGCCAAATTGACGATGCGGAATTGAATTACTACTGGCACCACGATTGCGAAAACCTGATGTGGATGGCCGGCTTCCGCTACTTCCAGTTGGATGAAAAGTTCGACTTGGCTTCCACCGTCACGGGGGTCGGCACCAGCGTTTACGATATTCGCACCACCAACAACATGGCTGGCGGCCAAGTGGGCGTGCGACTCAAAACCGAGTGCAGTTTCCTCGAATGGGATATTACCGGCAAAGCCGGCGCGTTTGGCAATTCAGTGGGTCAGGCCCAAACGGTCTTCAACACCGATGGTTCCGCAATCGGGCGTGGCAGCGCCGGCGACCACCAAGGCGTGTGGGCCTTTGTGGGCGACTTGGGCAGCAACGTCAACGTTAACCTGTGCCGCAACTGGTCCGTGATGGGTGGCTACAACCTAATGTGGGTGGATGGCGTCGCGCTGGCGCCCAATCAAATCGATCTCATCGGCACCGGCGCCGGATTGGATCGCAAAGACCATGTGTTCTACCAAGGGGCCCATTTAGCGCTGGGCTGCCGCTGGTAG
- a CDS encoding BBP7 family outer membrane beta-barrel protein translates to MSCSRRCRFALCAGFVLAFSADIAHGQRVRFEGAADPAATAGGSSSGSSLPDGATWVARGSGSSASSFSSAANSASSATPASASVPASTTSTPPAYTTYTAGTPIYTTGTPIYTAALPSTTTVAPSIPAPAATLPSPAAAYGESLGPPPLLSSSSAWDPYRVAQRPAMFSGTITSASGQYMLPQPMPRVPYYTQQPVATTSQPYVVVPEAAPTAIPGATPGAVIMPGPTPPPMISSPAVPTLGPPLAPVPAPVFSTSCYAIADAIFFTRNVQAGNQALILTSNVPNVTDPNVLASTADLGFQFEVGPRITLGHEFDNSYAFEATYFGIFNFHDSLTRTGMGDLNLPGDLALTGGLAFIGADQITVTYDSVVNNGELNLLRGYGNISCLIGFRYFELGERFSITAIDAVDGTGFYNLNAYNNLFGLQGGARIQQSCGNWSYDLTGKAGVYGNEISSSQVVVDVDPSSPLRAVHNSGAQVAFIGELGFNGNYQFSPNWFLRGGYQVFWVDGVALAPNQLDFTDTTDSGTRLNKTGSLFMQGANAGLMARW, encoded by the coding sequence GTGAGCTGCTCTCGCCGTTGCCGATTTGCGCTATGCGCCGGTTTCGTACTGGCGTTTTCGGCAGATATTGCGCACGGCCAGCGCGTGCGATTCGAAGGGGCCGCTGATCCTGCGGCAACTGCCGGCGGTAGTTCTTCCGGAAGCAGCTTGCCCGATGGCGCTACGTGGGTGGCGCGGGGGTCGGGGAGTTCGGCGAGCAGTTTTTCGAGCGCGGCTAATTCAGCCAGTTCAGCCACTCCAGCCAGCGCGAGCGTGCCGGCATCCACTACTAGCACACCGCCCGCTTACACAACGTACACTGCCGGCACGCCCATTTACACTACCGGCACGCCCATCTACACAGCCGCGCTTCCTTCCACGACCACGGTGGCTCCAAGTATTCCAGCGCCCGCGGCAACATTGCCGTCGCCCGCGGCAGCCTATGGCGAGAGCCTTGGCCCTCCGCCGCTTTTAAGTTCGTCATCGGCCTGGGATCCTTATCGTGTGGCCCAGCGGCCGGCGATGTTTAGCGGCACCATTACCTCTGCTTCCGGCCAATATATGTTGCCGCAGCCGATGCCCCGGGTGCCGTATTACACGCAGCAGCCCGTTGCCACGACCAGCCAACCTTACGTGGTGGTTCCGGAGGCTGCACCGACTGCAATTCCCGGGGCCACGCCCGGCGCGGTGATTATGCCGGGGCCCACGCCGCCGCCCATGATTTCGTCTCCGGCGGTGCCCACACTCGGTCCGCCGCTGGCCCCGGTCCCGGCCCCAGTTTTTTCCACCAGTTGCTACGCCATTGCCGATGCCATTTTCTTTACGCGCAATGTTCAGGCCGGAAATCAAGCCTTGATTTTGACCAGTAACGTGCCCAATGTCACCGATCCAAACGTGCTGGCCAGCACGGCCGATTTGGGCTTCCAGTTCGAAGTCGGTCCGCGAATTACCCTGGGGCATGAGTTCGACAACTCCTACGCGTTTGAGGCAACTTACTTTGGAATCTTCAACTTTCATGATTCCCTCACTCGGACAGGCATGGGCGATTTGAACTTGCCCGGCGATTTAGCCCTGACCGGCGGCTTGGCGTTCATCGGCGCCGACCAAATCACGGTCACGTACGATTCCGTGGTGAACAATGGGGAACTCAATTTGCTGCGTGGCTACGGCAATATTTCCTGCTTGATTGGGTTTCGTTACTTCGAGTTGGGGGAAAGATTCAGCATTACCGCCATCGATGCGGTCGATGGAACCGGCTTTTACAATTTGAATGCATACAACAATTTGTTCGGCCTGCAAGGAGGCGCTCGAATCCAGCAAAGCTGCGGTAATTGGTCTTACGATCTCACGGGCAAAGCCGGCGTGTACGGCAACGAAATTAGCTCGTCGCAGGTGGTCGTCGATGTTGATCCCAGCAGTCCGTTGCGCGCCGTGCACAATTCAGGAGCGCAAGTGGCCTTCATCGGCGAGTTGGGATTCAACGGAAATTATCAGTTCAGTCCGAACTGGTTCTTACGCGGCGGTTATCAGGTGTTTTGGGTCGATGGAGTGGCGCTGGCGCCCAATCAGTTGGATTTCACCGACACCACCGACAGCGGCACGCGCCTCAACAAAACAGGCAGCTTGTTCATGCAAGGCGCCAATGCCGGTTTGATGGCTCGCTGGTAA
- a CDS encoding VCBS repeat-containing protein: MWLSKIGAELFRGRTSLAGRRRRQPFRSPRAFEALESRQMLTITNTFAAGISSFTGTSPTDLLEISIVGTNSISFDIGSGTVTQNGVTQVDFGGASGATRFIIHGQSNASTTFTFTPVFIFDAVTTPNIQFVFGGVQKLFVDGGASGDTYNVQQIGTETHILGGVGNDTVNVSSDAGGSPGNQGNLDHIAAPLFVDLGLGANNTMVVSDFSGATNADSNVTIGGGEIDNFAGITKNEPIQFAASGGTLGLTLQGSNILANTFTVSSLAANTPLSLLGGNNNNVFNVGTGDLSQIASPVTVVGGSGPNDLLNIDDSGRSTAVNYSVTGEVDVGATKIVQSYVGVEKLQFNGTQGINHFAVTPNANTEISINGEAPTTSPGDTLSVNLVGTTGAMRTTGPSGSGQWTFAGNNPKPVDFTNIEQSGIESILAYGAAASKTSQPLVKIVDAATGMPTGLAMSQVTAYASTFKGGVHVALGDVNHDGIPDLIVAPGIGLEPTIKVFNLLTGALIEQFDVYSAKFRGGVNVALGDLNGDGLNDLVVSPTQGNAVIQTFINTGMAVQPFGPLTGPMPGVGFLNPTTQFLAFSPKFLGGANVVVNNVLLTGSSAQIIVGSGPGMAATVDIFPGNANGNVKTTLAPLTAFNPFAAGFRGGVNVASMGALVTVGAGVGGNSALQEWTIIPIPTPTASLVFQVSSVFPNKLAPLQVVTNSTGFVMALTNDAPASLSHVIAVPQFFGPLQFYTQLLADPDPAFNGGFYLALDVNS; this comes from the coding sequence ATGTGGCTTTCTAAAATTGGCGCTGAACTTTTCCGTGGGCGAACATCTTTAGCAGGTCGCCGGCGCCGGCAGCCGTTTCGATCTCCGCGCGCATTTGAAGCGCTGGAATCGCGGCAAATGCTAACGATTACGAACACGTTTGCGGCGGGAATCTCGTCGTTTACCGGCACCAGCCCGACCGATCTGCTGGAAATTAGCATTGTCGGGACCAATTCGATTTCGTTCGACATTGGCAGCGGCACGGTAACTCAAAACGGCGTAACGCAGGTTGACTTCGGCGGCGCAAGCGGCGCAACTCGATTTATCATTCACGGCCAGAGCAACGCCAGCACCACTTTTACGTTCACGCCGGTTTTTATATTCGACGCGGTGACGACGCCGAACATCCAGTTCGTTTTCGGCGGCGTGCAGAAGTTGTTTGTCGACGGTGGGGCGTCGGGCGATACCTATAATGTCCAGCAAATCGGGACCGAAACGCACATTCTTGGAGGCGTTGGCAACGACACGGTCAATGTTTCTTCCGATGCCGGCGGCAGCCCCGGCAATCAAGGAAATTTGGACCACATCGCGGCGCCGCTGTTTGTCGATTTGGGATTGGGCGCCAACAACACGATGGTCGTCAGCGATTTTAGCGGGGCCACAAACGCCGACAGCAACGTGACGATTGGCGGCGGCGAAATCGATAACTTTGCCGGAATCACCAAAAACGAGCCCATTCAATTTGCCGCCAGCGGCGGAACCTTGGGGCTAACTTTGCAAGGCTCGAACATTTTGGCCAATACGTTCACCGTTTCCTCGCTGGCGGCCAACACTCCGTTGTCGCTGCTGGGGGGCAATAACAATAATGTATTTAATGTCGGTACGGGCGATTTATCTCAAATTGCCTCGCCAGTTACTGTAGTCGGCGGCAGCGGACCAAACGATTTATTGAACATCGACGATTCGGGCCGCAGCACCGCCGTGAATTACTCCGTTACCGGCGAAGTCGACGTCGGCGCCACGAAAATCGTTCAAAGTTATGTCGGCGTGGAGAAGTTGCAATTCAATGGCACGCAAGGCATCAACCATTTTGCCGTCACGCCCAATGCGAATACTGAGATCAGCATCAATGGCGAGGCGCCCACGACCAGCCCGGGCGATACGCTTTCCGTAAATTTGGTGGGCACCACCGGAGCCATGCGAACGACCGGGCCGTCGGGTTCGGGGCAATGGACCTTCGCCGGAAACAATCCCAAGCCCGTGGACTTTACCAACATTGAGCAGTCGGGCATTGAAAGTATTTTGGCGTACGGTGCTGCGGCTTCGAAAACGAGCCAACCGCTGGTGAAAATTGTGGATGCCGCGACCGGTATGCCGACGGGCCTGGCTATGTCGCAAGTCACGGCCTATGCCAGCACGTTCAAAGGGGGAGTGCACGTGGCGCTGGGAGATGTAAACCACGACGGCATTCCCGATTTGATTGTCGCACCGGGCATCGGCCTGGAACCAACGATCAAGGTTTTTAATCTTCTGACCGGAGCGCTGATCGAACAGTTTGATGTTTATTCCGCGAAATTCCGCGGCGGAGTGAATGTGGCGTTGGGCGATCTTAACGGCGACGGCTTGAACGACTTGGTCGTTTCTCCCACGCAGGGGAATGCCGTGATTCAAACGTTTATCAATACCGGCATGGCAGTTCAACCGTTTGGGCCGCTCACGGGGCCGATGCCCGGCGTGGGTTTTCTCAATCCCACCACGCAGTTTTTAGCCTTTAGTCCGAAGTTTTTAGGAGGGGCGAACGTGGTGGTGAACAATGTGCTGCTCACCGGAAGCAGCGCGCAAATTATTGTCGGAAGCGGGCCGGGCATGGCCGCAACCGTGGATATTTTCCCGGGCAATGCCAATGGAAACGTAAAGACCACGTTGGCGCCGCTGACGGCGTTCAATCCCTTTGCGGCGGGTTTTCGAGGCGGGGTGAATGTGGCTTCGATGGGGGCGCTGGTGACCGTTGGCGCGGGAGTGGGAGGGAACTCGGCGCTGCAGGAGTGGACAATTATTCCGATCCCCACGCCCACGGCTTCGCTGGTATTCCAAGTAAGCAGCGTCTTTCCGAATAAGCTAGCTCCGTTGCAGGTTGTGACGAATAGCACCGGCTTTGTGATGGCCCTGACCAACGATGCGCCTGCCAGCCTGAGCCACGTAATTGCCGTGCCGCAATTCTTTGGACCGTTGCAGTTTTACACGCAGTTGCTAGCGGATCCCGACCCGGCATTTAACGGCGGATTTTATTTGGCGCTGGATGTGAATTCTTAA
- the efp gene encoding elongation factor P produces MPSYNTSQFRKGLKVQIDGDPYLMTECNFVKPGKGQALYKCKLKNLVRGTQLDRTYKSGDSLEAADINEIEGQFLYRQADQFVFMDTTSYEQYELSSEQVDEAAKWLKEGTNCSLLLFNGNPISIEAPNHMVLKVEYCEPAVRGDTATKLTKPVKLETGAEVICPAFIEIGDMIKVDTRTGEYLERVRT; encoded by the coding sequence GTGCCCAGTTACAACACCAGCCAATTTCGCAAGGGTTTGAAGGTTCAGATCGACGGCGATCCGTATCTGATGACCGAATGCAACTTCGTTAAGCCCGGCAAGGGGCAAGCGCTGTACAAATGCAAGCTGAAAAATTTGGTGCGCGGCACGCAGTTGGACCGCACGTACAAAAGCGGTGATTCGCTGGAAGCGGCCGACATTAACGAGATCGAAGGACAATTTTTGTATCGACAAGCTGATCAATTCGTATTCATGGACACCACCAGCTACGAGCAATACGAATTGAGCTCCGAGCAAGTCGATGAAGCCGCCAAGTGGTTGAAGGAAGGCACGAACTGCTCGCTGCTGTTGTTCAACGGCAACCCCATTAGCATTGAAGCGCCCAACCACATGGTGCTGAAAGTGGAGTATTGCGAACCGGCGGTCCGCGGCGACACGGCCACCAAACTGACCAAACCGGTGAAATTAGAAACCGGAGCCGAAGTCATTTGCCCAGCGTTCATCGAGATCGGGGACATGATTAAGGTCGATACCCGGACGGGCGAATACCTGGAACGGGTCAGAACATAA
- the epmB gene encoding EF-P beta-lysylation protein EpmB: protein MLSRMISKSLVSRSAVRTASAATWQQVMKEAVRDAGKLCRLLELSEEFVTQAAQAAEHFPVFVPRPFLARMRHGDPADPLLLQVLPQNPETATVPGFTVDPVGDLFATLQPGLLQKYHGRVLMVTTGACAVHCRYCFRRHFPYSQAPRSLTDWQPAFEQIEADDSIHEVILSGGDPLTLVDSLLAQLADRLAQIPHLRRIRLHTRLPIVIPQRITAELLNWLTATRLTPMVVVHINHPNEIDAAVIAALERLLDAGVPLLNQAVLLRGVNDSADVLTQLCEQLVNLRVLPYYLHQLDRVAGAAHFEVPIARGQQIIAELQTRLPGYAVPRYVQEIPGREHKVDLM from the coding sequence ATGTTATCGAGAATGATTTCAAAATCACTTGTTTCTCGTTCCGCTGTCCGCACCGCTTCGGCCGCAACTTGGCAGCAGGTCATGAAGGAGGCGGTGCGCGACGCCGGTAAGCTTTGTCGGTTGTTGGAGCTGTCTGAAGAATTTGTAACCCAAGCGGCTCAGGCAGCCGAACACTTTCCGGTATTCGTGCCTCGGCCGTTTTTGGCTCGGATGCGACACGGCGATCCGGCCGATCCGCTACTTCTCCAAGTGTTGCCCCAGAATCCCGAAACGGCTACGGTTCCAGGATTTACCGTGGACCCTGTCGGCGATCTTTTCGCAACGCTTCAGCCCGGTCTGCTCCAAAAATATCACGGGCGTGTGTTGATGGTAACAACTGGAGCGTGCGCCGTCCATTGCCGCTATTGCTTCCGCAGGCATTTTCCCTATTCCCAAGCGCCCCGGTCACTTACCGATTGGCAACCCGCTTTCGAACAAATTGAAGCGGACGATAGCATTCACGAAGTTATTCTCAGCGGCGGCGATCCACTCACGCTGGTCGATTCTTTACTGGCGCAGCTTGCCGACCGCTTGGCGCAAATTCCACATTTACGGCGAATTCGCCTGCACACACGCTTGCCCATTGTTATTCCCCAACGGATCACGGCCGAATTGTTGAATTGGCTCACCGCCACGCGCTTAACGCCCATGGTGGTGGTGCATATCAATCACCCGAATGAAATTGATGCCGCGGTGATTGCAGCGCTTGAGCGGCTTCTCGATGCCGGTGTGCCACTGCTAAACCAGGCCGTATTGCTGCGCGGCGTGAACGATAGCGCCGATGTTCTTACCCAGCTGTGCGAGCAGTTAGTGAATTTGCGAGTGTTGCCGTATTACTTGCATCAACTAGATCGCGTGGCCGGTGCGGCGCACTTTGAAGTGCCCATTGCGCGCGGTCAGCAAATCATCGCCGAGCTGCAAACCCGGCTGCCTGGCTACGCCGTGCCGCGCTATGTGCAGGAAATTCCCGGCCGTGAACACAAAGTGGATTTAATGTAG
- a CDS encoding NAD-dependent epimerase/dehydratase family protein, which translates to MANVFVTGAGGFIGTQLVWALLQRGDLVHAFTLNGKLTPPPGFLPNDQPDFTHPNVKLVTGNITDIDSLRHGMAGCSQVYHLAGYAKNWAPNLDPYIQNNIIGLGRVCAVAKELGVQRVVWTSTMLTFGPTASGVIGEENTVRTASSFTEYERSKAAAEHDAAQFAADGLPLVTVNPGRVFGPGRLTEGNSISRLIDMYDRGKFPFLLGGGRNIGNWVFVEDVVQGLILAMEQGRVGEKYLLGGENASLKEFFALVDKISGRRQFQITIRRPAAMVYAWLQKQRAQWFGVYPQITPDWVRLFLADWAYSSAKAQRELGYRITPLEEAVRKTYDWLLRVRTAKLD; encoded by the coding sequence ATGGCCAATGTTTTTGTCACCGGCGCCGGCGGATTCATTGGCACGCAGCTGGTATGGGCATTGCTGCAGCGCGGCGATTTGGTTCATGCATTCACGTTGAACGGAAAATTGACGCCGCCGCCGGGCTTCTTGCCAAACGACCAGCCTGATTTTACTCATCCGAATGTCAAGCTTGTGACAGGCAACATCACCGACATCGACAGCCTGCGCCACGGCATGGCCGGCTGCTCGCAGGTGTACCACTTGGCAGGTTACGCGAAAAACTGGGCGCCCAACCTGGACCCGTATATTCAAAACAACATTATCGGGCTGGGTCGCGTTTGTGCAGTTGCTAAGGAACTCGGCGTGCAACGGGTTGTATGGACCTCCACCATGCTCACCTTCGGTCCGACCGCAAGCGGTGTGATCGGCGAGGAAAACACCGTTCGCACGGCGTCCTCCTTCACCGAATACGAACGGAGTAAGGCGGCTGCAGAACATGACGCCGCCCAATTCGCCGCCGATGGCCTGCCGCTTGTTACCGTCAATCCCGGCCGTGTATTCGGCCCTGGTCGCTTGACCGAAGGCAATTCAATTTCTCGGCTCATCGACATGTACGATCGGGGCAAATTCCCCTTTTTGCTCGGCGGCGGCCGCAACATCGGAAATTGGGTATTCGTCGAGGATGTAGTTCAAGGCCTGATCCTCGCGATGGAACAAGGCCGCGTGGGCGAAAAATACCTGCTGGGAGGGGAAAACGCTTCGCTCAAAGAGTTTTTCGCGCTGGTCGATAAAATCAGCGGCCGGCGGCAGTTCCAAATCACCATTCGTCGCCCCGCAGCAATGGTTTATGCTTGGCTGCAGAAACAGCGTGCCCAATGGTTCGGAGTGTATCCGCAAATCACGCCCGATTGGGTCCGCCTGTTTCTGGCCGATTGGGCCTACTCTTCGGCCAAAGCTCAGCGCGAGTTAGGCTACCGCATTACGCCGCTGGAAGAAGCGGTTCGCAAAACGTACGACTGGCTGCTGCGAGTGCGGACAGCAAAACTAGATTGA